One segment of Deltaproteobacteria bacterium DNA contains the following:
- the lon gene encoding endopeptidase La, producing MEITETAIPLQTQVLTIPEEIPLLPVMDVALFPKMVMPLMIWEKSWIQLVDEALMKDHLIGLIMIQGKGHDPLTPDDLYGYGTVGSILKMAKVPEGGVRLMVQGLSRFKITEFTATSPYFKARIEILKDLLESNIETDALTNSARGLFTKVLELSPYLPSELGLLAQSVEDPGSLADMIASILNVSKEDKQDILETLAVKQRLQKLTVILTKELEVLELGKKIQSEVKDGIDKTQREYYLREQLKAIQKELGEKDEKSLEIEEYRKKIVERKLSPAAAKEAERELNRLARMSPSSPEYTVALSYLDWLTELPWGTQTEDNLDIEAAAKVLDEDHFDLEKVKKRILEYLAVRKLKPDMKGPILCFAGPPGTGKTSLGRSIARALGRKFVRLSLGGVRDEAEIRGHRRTYVGALPGRILQGLKKAGSNNPVFILDEIDKVGADFRGDPSSALLEVLDPEQNSTFSDHYLEVEFDLSKVMFITTANILDTIPPALRDRMEVLDLAGYIEEEKIQIAHNHLIPKQIKEHGLTDKNLTFNKKALQTIIRSYTREAGLRNLEREIASVCRGVAKEIAEGKIKGKKISPEDLHQYLGPIHFFSEIAERTQEPGVATGLAWTQAGGDILFVEATKMPGRRTLTLTGQLGEVMKESAGAAMSYIRSKAGQLGIEEDFYEKNDIHVHVPAGAIPKDGPSAGIAMMTALTSLLTDRPVRGDLAMTGEITLRGLVLPVGGIKEKVLAAKRAGIGSIILPKKNEKDLEEIPPHLKKGLKFHFVERMDEVFNLALCHKAVACKR from the coding sequence ATGGAAATCACCGAAACGGCCATACCCCTTCAAACCCAAGTATTGACCATACCGGAAGAAATACCCCTCCTGCCAGTCATGGATGTTGCCTTGTTTCCCAAGATGGTAATGCCCCTGATGATCTGGGAAAAAAGCTGGATCCAATTGGTGGATGAGGCCCTGATGAAAGACCACTTGATCGGACTGATTATGATTCAAGGCAAAGGCCACGACCCCCTGACCCCCGATGACCTGTATGGATATGGAACCGTGGGTTCTATTTTGAAAATGGCCAAGGTCCCTGAGGGCGGGGTACGGTTGATGGTCCAGGGCCTTTCCCGGTTTAAAATCACCGAATTCACGGCAACTTCCCCTTACTTCAAGGCCCGGATCGAAATCCTCAAGGACCTCCTGGAATCGAATATCGAAACCGATGCCTTGACAAACAGCGCCCGGGGGCTCTTTACCAAAGTCCTGGAGTTGTCTCCCTATCTGCCTTCCGAATTGGGTCTCCTGGCCCAAAGCGTTGAAGACCCCGGCTCCCTGGCCGACATGATCGCTTCCATTCTGAACGTCTCCAAAGAAGATAAACAAGATATCCTGGAAACCCTGGCGGTTAAACAAAGGCTTCAAAAATTAACGGTTATCCTGACGAAAGAATTGGAGGTCCTGGAATTAGGGAAGAAGATCCAATCGGAAGTTAAAGACGGGATCGATAAAACCCAGCGGGAATATTATCTTCGGGAACAACTCAAGGCCATCCAAAAGGAGTTAGGGGAAAAGGATGAAAAATCCTTAGAGATTGAAGAATACCGGAAAAAAATAGTGGAAAGGAAGTTATCTCCGGCGGCCGCCAAGGAAGCCGAACGGGAACTGAATCGTTTGGCCCGGATGAGCCCTTCCTCCCCCGAATATACGGTGGCCCTGTCCTATCTGGACTGGCTGACCGAACTTCCCTGGGGGACTCAGACCGAAGATAACCTGGATATTGAAGCAGCCGCCAAGGTCCTGGATGAGGATCATTTTGATCTCGAAAAGGTCAAAAAAAGGATCCTGGAGTACTTAGCGGTTCGAAAACTCAAGCCGGACATGAAAGGCCCCATCCTTTGTTTTGCCGGCCCTCCGGGCACGGGTAAGACCTCTTTGGGGCGTTCCATAGCCCGGGCCCTGGGCAGAAAATTCGTCCGCCTCTCCCTCGGTGGGGTTCGCGATGAAGCCGAGATTCGGGGACACCGTCGCACCTATGTCGGGGCCTTACCCGGGAGAATCCTCCAAGGTTTAAAGAAGGCCGGCTCCAATAATCCGGTCTTTATATTGGATGAAATCGATAAGGTCGGCGCTGATTTTCGGGGTGATCCTTCCTCGGCCCTTTTGGAGGTCCTGGATCCGGAACAGAATTCCACCTTTTCCGATCATTATCTGGAAGTAGAATTCGACCTCTCCAAGGTCATGTTTATTACCACGGCCAATATTCTGGATACGATTCCGCCGGCCCTGCGGGACCGTATGGAGGTCTTGGATCTGGCCGGTTATATTGAAGAAGAAAAAATCCAGATCGCTCATAACCATTTGATCCCCAAACAAATAAAGGAACACGGCCTGACCGATAAAAACCTTACCTTTAATAAAAAGGCCCTTCAGACCATTATCCGTTCCTATACCCGGGAAGCAGGCCTTCGAAATCTGGAACGGGAAATCGCTTCTGTTTGTCGGGGGGTTGCCAAAGAAATAGCCGAAGGAAAAATCAAAGGCAAGAAGATCTCCCCGGAGGATCTGCATCAATATCTGGGGCCGATCCATTTCTTTTCCGAGATTGCCGAAAGGACCCAGGAACCGGGGGTAGCAACCGGGTTGGCCTGGACCCAGGCCGGGGGCGATATTCTCTTTGTCGAAGCCACCAAAATGCCCGGCAGAAGAACCTTGACCTTAACCGGTCAGTTAGGGGAGGTTATGAAAGAGTCGGCCGGGGCCGCTATGAGTTATATCCGCTCCAAAGCCGGTCAATTAGGCATCGAGGAAGATTTCTACGAAAAAAACGATATTCATGTCCATGTCCCGGCTGGGGCCATCCCTAAAGACGGCCCTTCGGCCGGAATCGCCATGATGACGGCATTGACCTCTCTTTTAACCGATAGGCCGGTACGGGGCGATCTGGCCATGACCGGTGAGATCACCCTGCGCGGTTTGGTCCTGCCGGTCGGAGGGATCAAGGAAAAAGTCCTGGCAGCCAAGAGGGCCGGGATTGGATCCATAATACTGCCCAAAAAAAATGAAAAAGATCTGGAAGAGATTCCTCCGCATTTAAAAAAGGGACTAAAATTCCATTTTGTGGAACGGATGGACGAGGTCTTTAATCTGGCCCTCTGTCATAAAGCCGTAGCCTGCAAGAGATAA
- a CDS encoding PHP domain-containing protein, translating into MVDLHTHSSASDGSLSPQELVKYAKKKGAAAISLTDHDTVEGLEAAMAAGEENDLEVIPGLEISAQYTGGTMHILGYYIDPSEPALNQELHRLQEARRERNPKIIARLQALGIPITFDQIQALAKGQTGRPHIAQALLQLGAVSSHKEAFQKYLTKGALAYEEKFRFSPLEAISLILRAGGIPVLAHPFTLNYPSLRDLKVLVEDLKAKGLDGMEVFYPEHTEEQTRYYLLLAKELGLVYTGGSDFHGNNREKADLLCGNGNLEIPYEIVENLKALHLNSVNRIRIAG; encoded by the coding sequence TTGGTTGATCTCCATACCCATTCTTCGGCCTCCGATGGCAGCCTCTCTCCCCAGGAACTGGTCAAGTATGCCAAAAAAAAGGGGGCGGCGGCCATTTCCCTGACCGATCATGACACCGTTGAAGGCCTTGAAGCGGCCATGGCCGCCGGAGAAGAAAATGATCTTGAGGTCATCCCCGGTCTGGAGATCAGTGCTCAGTATACGGGAGGGACGATGCATATCCTGGGTTATTACATCGATCCCTCGGAGCCGGCCCTGAACCAGGAACTCCACAGGCTTCAGGAAGCCAGACGGGAAAGAAATCCCAAGATCATCGCCAGGCTTCAAGCCCTGGGGATCCCCATTACCTTCGATCAAATCCAGGCCCTGGCCAAGGGACAGACCGGTCGCCCCCACATTGCCCAGGCCCTTCTTCAACTCGGGGCCGTCTCTTCTCACAAAGAGGCCTTTCAAAAATATTTGACCAAAGGGGCCTTGGCCTATGAGGAAAAATTTCGTTTTTCTCCGCTTGAGGCCATCTCCCTGATTCTGCGAGCAGGGGGAATCCCGGTCCTGGCCCATCCCTTCACCTTAAATTATCCTTCTTTAAGGGATCTTAAAGTATTGGTTGAAGATTTAAAGGCCAAGGGCCTAGATGGAATGGAAGTTTTTTATCCTGAACATACGGAGGAACAAACCCGGTATTATTTATTGCTGGCCAAGGAATTGGGACTGGTATACACAGGGGGAAGCGATTTTCACGGGAACAACAGGGAAAAAGCGGACCTACTTTGCGGTAACGGGAATTTAGAAATTCCCTACGAGATCGTAGAGAACCTGAAGGCCCTTCACCTAAATTCGGTTAACAGAATACGGATTGCAGGTTGA
- a CDS encoding TIGR04076 family protein, which produces MAKDPGIGQKVTATIMGVKGKCNAGHQVGESFEISCHNPGGLCGFFYHDIFPSLSTFQFGGNLPWWGGDTIEVQCPDAYNLVTMRLERSKRV; this is translated from the coding sequence ATGGCAAAAGATCCGGGAATAGGACAAAAAGTAACGGCCACCATCATGGGGGTCAAGGGAAAATGCAACGCCGGTCATCAGGTGGGGGAGTCTTTTGAAATCAGTTGCCACAACCCGGGCGGGTTGTGCGGTTTTTTCTATCATGATATCTTTCCCAGTCTTTCGACCTTCCAATTCGGAGGGAATCTTCCCTGGTGGGGAGGCGACACGATTGAAGTTCAATGTCCTGATGCCTACAACCTGGTGACTATGAGGTTGGAAAGGTCGAAGAGGGTTTAG
- a CDS encoding metallopeptidase, producing ARCHALPKVMQLALDMGAHYVIEILNESYDRLSKEEQVKILIHELMHIPETFGGGFRMHRDHVTRKNVEKLYKKFIGE from the coding sequence GCCAGATGTCATGCCCTGCCCAAAGTAATGCAGCTTGCTCTGGACATGGGAGCCCATTATGTCATAGAGATTTTAAATGAATCTTACGACCGATTATCCAAAGAAGAACAGGTTAAGATCCTGATCCATGAATTGATGCATATCCCGGAGACCTTTGGAGGGGGATTCCGCATGCACCGGGACCATGTAACCCGAAAAAATGTCGAAAAATTATATAAGAAATTTATAGGGGAATAA
- a CDS encoding MBL fold metallo-hydrolase has product MLNHVTQLIFLGTGTGVPSAERGSSAALLKLPETNLLIDIGPGTLRQLAKVSVPITEIDYILLTHLHPDHSIDLASFLFGTKYPPYLIKRRPFHLLAGTDFEAFYNNLLRLYGHWIELPLGLLIHTPLPQDRTLEKKFPSFFLETGPVSHTSSSIGFRFTLPDRKVLVFSGDSDYSPSIVELARKADLLVLECSFPEGQKVAGHLTPSLAGRIAREAEVKQLVLTHFYPECDGQDLIGPCKGEYSGKIRLAEDFMTLSLENEI; this is encoded by the coding sequence ATGTTAAACCATGTGACACAATTGATTTTTCTTGGAACCGGGACCGGAGTTCCTTCTGCCGAACGCGGATCTTCCGCCGCCCTGCTGAAACTTCCTGAAACGAACCTGCTCATCGATATCGGTCCTGGAACCTTACGGCAATTAGCCAAAGTTTCCGTACCGATTACCGAAATAGATTATATTCTTTTGACCCATCTCCATCCGGATCACAGTATCGATCTGGCTTCTTTTTTATTTGGAACAAAATATCCCCCTTATTTGATTAAAAGACGGCCCTTTCATCTCCTGGCGGGAACCGACTTCGAAGCCTTTTATAACAATCTTTTAAGGCTTTATGGCCATTGGATCGAATTACCTTTAGGTCTTCTGATCCATACTCCTCTTCCCCAGGACAGGACGTTGGAAAAAAAGTTTCCCTCATTTTTTCTCGAAACCGGACCGGTATCCCATACCTCGTCGAGTATAGGCTTTCGGTTCACCCTGCCCGATAGAAAGGTACTTGTCTTTTCCGGCGATTCGGATTATTCTCCTTCCATAGTTGAACTGGCCAGAAAGGCGGATTTACTGGTATTGGAATGTTCTTTCCCTGAAGGTCAAAAGGTGGCGGGGCATCTGACTCCCTCCCTGGCCGGAAGGATCGCCCGGGAGGCCGAGGTCAAACAGTTGGTGCTGACCCATTTCTATCCCGAATGCGATGGCCAGGACCTCATCGGTCCCTGTAAGGGGGAATATAGTGGAAAGATCCGCCTGGCAGAAGATTTTATGACCCTGTCGCTGGAAAACGAGATCTAA
- a CDS encoding DUF2156 domain-containing protein, whose translation MQVDCHEEMVASLIMFPTFEDLALKHQNLIEDFLKRYPPEISELTFTNLFIWRHYYQFKITFHKGFLTFLAQPPDKMPFLFPPLGEGDVQSWAADCLIYLKKQGYPARFERVPGSALKNFSLLPHLKPVLDRNNSDYCYLTKNLIRLSGNKYHTLKNHINRFNKKYHWEYLPLTPELIIECLNLQEEWCRLKQCIESPSLLSEEQAIIEALTHIDLLNYKGGVIRIQGKVEAFTLGELLNLETVVIHIEKGNPELSGLYPLIQQQFLEQEWGLIPYVNREQDLGIQGLRKAKMSYHPEFMIDKYIVTEAY comes from the coding sequence TTGCAGGTTGACTGTCATGAGGAGATGGTGGCCAGCCTGATCATGTTTCCGACTTTTGAAGATCTTGCCCTCAAGCATCAAAACCTTATTGAAGATTTCCTTAAGCGTTATCCCCCGGAAATCTCGGAATTGACTTTTACAAACCTTTTTATTTGGAGGCATTATTATCAATTTAAGATCACTTTCCATAAGGGATTTCTGACATTTCTTGCACAACCGCCCGATAAAATGCCCTTTTTATTTCCTCCGCTGGGTGAAGGGGATGTTCAATCCTGGGCCGCTGATTGCCTGATCTATTTAAAAAAACAGGGATATCCCGCACGGTTCGAACGGGTTCCAGGGTCGGCCCTCAAAAACTTTTCACTCCTCCCCCATTTAAAGCCTGTTCTTGATCGGAACAACAGCGATTATTGCTACCTGACCAAAAACTTGATCCGTCTTTCGGGAAACAAATACCATACCCTGAAAAACCATATCAATCGATTTAATAAAAAATACCATTGGGAATACCTCCCCCTGACCCCGGAATTGATTATTGAATGCCTTAATCTGCAGGAAGAGTGGTGCCGGTTGAAACAATGCATCGAATCTCCCAGTCTTTTAAGTGAAGAACAGGCCATTATTGAAGCCCTTACCCATATCGATCTCTTGAATTATAAGGGGGGGGTGATTCGAATCCAGGGAAAGGTAGAGGCCTTTACCCTGGGGGAACTGTTAAACCTAGAGACCGTAGTCATTCATATTGAAAAAGGCAATCCGGAACTTTCCGGCCTTTATCCTTTAATCCAGCAACAGTTTTTAGAACAAGAGTGGGGTCTTATCCCCTATGTCAATCGAGAGCAAGACCTGGGGATCCAGGGCTTACGAAAAGCCAAAATGTCCTATCACCCCGAATTCATGATCGACAAGTACATCGTGACTGAAGCCTATTAG
- a CDS encoding Hsp20/alpha crystallin family protein has translation MDDMLYQISPRFLLDQRMWSPQMDILETPESFMIIAEVSGLKKDEIRVTVKRNLVHLSGKREGPPMANAVRYLQMEIEYGSFERTFELPVLIDESKIEAHYRDGLLTVVLPKKRPLKKTIPVQSE, from the coding sequence ATGGATGATATGCTGTATCAAATCAGCCCCCGCTTTTTGCTGGATCAAAGGATGTGGTCCCCCCAAATGGATATTCTTGAGACGCCGGAGTCCTTTATGATCATTGCCGAGGTCTCGGGTTTAAAAAAAGACGAAATCCGGGTTACCGTAAAAAGAAACCTGGTTCATCTTTCGGGGAAAAGAGAGGGTCCTCCAATGGCCAACGCCGTTCGATATCTTCAAATGGAAATCGAGTATGGTTCCTTTGAACGGACCTTTGAACTGCCCGTTCTGATAGATGAATCGAAGATTGAAGCCCATTACCGGGACGGTCTGCTCACTGTGGTCTTACCTAAAAAGCGGCCGCTTAAAAAAACCATTCCCGTTCAATCTGAATAA
- a CDS encoding HlyD family secretion protein, with product MAEVSSKNHQRLKKGIIILCLLGVVGLIVGVTLYRYSQTHIKTDDAHVAGSVYALSFRVPGTIATVKVHDNQLVEAGQEIATLDPTDYDVAYKQAQANLESIKARWASAQMAVPLESEQTRARVKESTAGVGAFQKNLQEAQEQLRRVQEETKSLKAILNKATLDRDRFDGLFKNHAVSRQQLDEALTQYLVAEARFKAALAGEQALHRTTESLKEQINRAKAQVDLAQTGERAVKIKQQQAQVAKSELALAEARLEQARLQLSYTRIKAPARGHITKKNLEVGNQVQAGQPLMALVPLENLWIVANYKETQLTRVIPGQKVTIKVDTFSGEKLRGRVESIMAGTGSAFSLFPPENATGNFVKIVQRIPVKIVLDPDRKDRPQLRVGMSVIPTILINEK from the coding sequence ATGGCTGAGGTTTCCTCAAAAAACCATCAACGCCTGAAAAAAGGGATCATTATTCTCTGTTTATTAGGGGTAGTCGGTCTGATCGTCGGAGTCACCCTTTATCGGTATTCCCAGACCCATATCAAAACCGATGATGCCCATGTGGCCGGGTCCGTCTATGCCTTAAGTTTCCGTGTCCCGGGGACCATAGCCACCGTCAAGGTCCATGATAATCAGTTAGTGGAAGCCGGGCAGGAGATCGCCACTTTGGATCCGACCGATTATGATGTGGCCTATAAGCAGGCCCAGGCCAACCTGGAATCGATCAAAGCCCGGTGGGCGTCGGCCCAAATGGCCGTCCCTTTGGAATCGGAACAGACCCGGGCCCGGGTTAAAGAATCCACGGCCGGAGTGGGGGCCTTTCAAAAAAATCTCCAGGAAGCCCAGGAACAACTGCGACGGGTTCAGGAAGAGACCAAGAGCCTGAAAGCCATCCTGAACAAGGCAACTTTGGACCGGGACCGGTTTGACGGTCTTTTTAAAAACCATGCCGTCTCCAGACAGCAATTGGATGAGGCCCTGACCCAGTATCTTGTGGCCGAGGCCCGTTTTAAGGCCGCCCTGGCCGGAGAGCAAGCCCTTCACAGGACGACCGAGTCTCTTAAGGAACAGATTAACCGGGCCAAGGCCCAAGTGGATCTGGCTCAAACCGGAGAAAGGGCGGTCAAGATTAAACAACAACAGGCCCAGGTAGCCAAATCGGAGCTGGCTTTGGCCGAGGCCAGGCTGGAACAGGCCCGCCTGCAGTTGTCCTATACCCGGATCAAGGCCCCGGCCCGGGGGCACATCACCAAAAAGAACCTCGAAGTGGGCAATCAGGTTCAGGCCGGTCAACCCCTCATGGCCCTGGTCCCTTTAGAAAACCTGTGGATCGTGGCCAATTATAAAGAAACCCAACTTACCCGTGTGATACCGGGCCAAAAGGTTACTATTAAGGTGGATACCTTTTCCGGGGAAAAACTCCGGGGCCGGGTGGAGAGCATAATGGCCGGGACCGGCTCGGCCTTTTCCCTTTTCCCACCGGAAAACGCTACGGGCAATTTTGTCAAGATCGTCCAGAGGATCCCGGTCAAGATTGTTTTGGATCCGGACCGGAAGGACCGTCCCCAGCTTCGGGTCGGTATGTCGGTCATACCGACGATCCTGATTAATGAAAAATAA
- the selB gene encoding selenocysteine-specific translation elongation factor, which translates to MKQIILGTAGHIDHGKTSLVKALTGIDTDRLKEEKERGITIELGFAYLDLPSGQRLGIIDVPGHERFIKNMVAGASTIDLVALIIAADEGVMPQTREHLDICSLLGIKKGLVALTKIDMVEDDWLDLVQEDIKEFLKGTFLEGAPILPVSSTTGQGIPELTGLLERLSAEVEERSSAGIFRLPVDRVFTMKGFGTVITGTAISGSLSVGDQVIIYPQEIQAKVRGIQVHNQDTEQVRAGLRTAINLQGIEKATVNRGDVVASPLGLYSTRLLDLHIRLLKSAPRPLKHRSQIRFHSGTSEILGQVLLLQGEDIKPGEPGFGQLRLTEPVALLPGDLAVIRSYSPVLTIGGATVLNVIPAKHKRLNPEVIQQLQVLQSGSDAEKTALQVLLAGAGGVSRPNLGQVLPLPPKKLDDLLKDLLSQKVLIQWDKENKIIIHQKEMSKLNRAIEKELEGYHQANPLKPGLLKEELKSRLPQIRETKLFNFLLNQLAEQKILVQEKELVRLTGHKVQLKEDQQAVQDALEKVYLKSGLQPPYFKELVEQFPKGQPRQVLELMVKEGKLIKVKEDLYFHKQAIEGLKKKMIQWLKEKGEITTPEFKDLTQTSRKYTIPLLEYFDAIQVTMRVEDKRLLRESKELN; encoded by the coding sequence TTGAAACAGATTATTCTCGGTACGGCCGGACATATCGATCACGGCAAGACCAGCCTGGTCAAGGCTTTGACAGGGATCGATACCGACCGCCTCAAGGAGGAAAAAGAACGGGGGATCACCATTGAACTGGGTTTTGCCTATCTGGATCTCCCCAGCGGCCAACGCCTGGGGATCATCGATGTCCCCGGTCATGAACGGTTCATTAAAAATATGGTGGCCGGCGCCAGCACCATTGATCTGGTGGCCTTGATTATTGCCGCCGATGAAGGGGTCATGCCCCAGACCAGGGAACACCTGGATATCTGCAGCCTCCTGGGGATAAAAAAAGGTCTGGTGGCCTTAACCAAGATCGATATGGTCGAAGACGATTGGTTGGATCTGGTCCAGGAAGATATCAAAGAGTTTTTAAAAGGGACTTTTCTGGAAGGGGCCCCGATCCTTCCCGTTTCTTCGACTACCGGCCAGGGGATTCCGGAATTGACCGGGCTCCTGGAAAGACTTTCGGCTGAAGTGGAGGAGCGTTCTTCTGCCGGCATCTTCAGATTGCCGGTGGACCGCGTCTTTACCATGAAGGGCTTTGGGACGGTCATCACCGGGACGGCCATCTCCGGCAGCCTTTCGGTCGGGGACCAGGTGATTATTTATCCCCAGGAGATTCAAGCCAAGGTCCGTGGTATTCAGGTCCATAATCAGGATACCGAACAGGTCCGGGCCGGTCTGCGCACGGCCATTAATCTCCAGGGGATTGAGAAGGCCACGGTAAACCGGGGCGATGTGGTGGCCTCCCCACTAGGTCTTTATTCAACCCGGTTATTGGATCTGCATATCCGACTCTTGAAATCCGCTCCAAGACCCTTGAAACATCGCAGTCAGATACGGTTTCACAGCGGAACCAGCGAGATTTTAGGCCAGGTTCTTCTCCTTCAAGGGGAGGATATAAAACCCGGAGAACCCGGCTTTGGACAATTACGACTCACCGAACCGGTGGCCTTATTGCCTGGAGATCTGGCCGTCATCCGCAGCTATTCACCGGTTCTGACCATCGGCGGGGCAACGGTTCTGAATGTGATCCCGGCCAAACACAAACGTTTAAACCCGGAAGTCATTCAGCAGCTTCAGGTCCTACAATCCGGGAGCGATGCCGAAAAAACGGCCTTGCAAGTCCTTTTGGCCGGGGCCGGCGGGGTGTCCAGACCAAATTTGGGACAAGTTCTGCCGCTACCTCCCAAGAAGCTCGATGATCTGCTCAAAGATCTCCTTTCCCAGAAGGTCCTCATCCAATGGGACAAAGAGAATAAAATCATCATCCATCAAAAGGAGATGTCCAAACTGAACCGGGCCATCGAAAAAGAACTGGAAGGCTACCACCAGGCCAATCCCTTGAAACCCGGTTTGCTTAAAGAAGAATTGAAATCACGTCTGCCCCAGATTCGGGAAACCAAACTCTTTAATTTTCTCTTGAATCAATTAGCCGAACAGAAGATCCTGGTCCAGGAAAAGGAACTGGTCCGTCTGACAGGCCATAAGGTCCAATTAAAGGAAGACCAGCAGGCCGTTCAGGATGCTCTGGAAAAGGTATATCTGAAGAGCGGATTGCAACCCCCCTATTTTAAAGAGCTGGTAGAACAGTTTCCCAAAGGGCAACCCCGACAGGTCCTGGAGTTGATGGTCAAGGAGGGGAAGCTGATCAAGGTTAAGGAAGACCTTTATTTTCACAAGCAGGCCATCGAAGGGCTCAAGAAAAAAATGATCCAATGGCTCAAAGAAAAGGGCGAAATCACCACCCCGGAATTCAAGGACCTGACCCAGACCTCCCGGAAATATACCATTCCTTTATTGGAATATTTTGATGCGATTCAGGTAACCATGCGGGTGGAGGACAAGCGGCTTTTGAGGGAGAGCAAGGAATTAAACTGA
- a CDS encoding DHA2 family efflux MFS transporter permease subunit, with protein MNPSPSQAPTVNKWLVTLTVMLPTIIEILDISVANVALGHIQGSLSAGLDEVTWVLTSYLVSNAIIIPITGWLAGTFGRKRYLIFSLGLFTFSSFICGAAPNLETLIFFRILQGLGGGALQPLSLSILFETFPLKEHGMAMAVFGIGVVFGPILGPLLGGYITDAISWRWIFYINLPLGGLAVLMAFLFIVDPPYIKRQETRIDYWGLGLLTLGLGCLQLVLDRGERLDWFDSSFITSLSIIAAICLLLFVLVELRVTHPVVDLRIFKNRSFSSGNMIMFLGFFAFFGSIVLLPLYLQNLMGYTAFLAGLVLGPGGMATLFLMPVVGRLIGRLDSRYMVSFGVLINAYALFLMSRFNLEADFWAIIWPRIVQGIGISFFFVPLSTLTMSSIPKPQMGNGSAIFNLLRNLGGSFGVAFITTALSRRAQFHHHHLSEGFSIFDFKLQQAVPALQGFLQERGVEGTTAQRGALEILYGQLQKQAAMLSFNDVFFLLFLFFLGLVPLIWVIRRGARVVVGEGR; from the coding sequence ATGAATCCATCCCCTTCCCAAGCACCGACGGTCAACAAATGGCTGGTGACCCTGACCGTCATGCTGCCGACCATTATCGAGATCCTGGATATCAGCGTGGCCAACGTCGCTCTCGGGCATATCCAGGGCAGTCTGAGCGCCGGACTGGATGAAGTCACCTGGGTCCTGACCTCTTATCTGGTCTCCAATGCCATTATCATTCCGATCACCGGCTGGCTGGCCGGGACCTTCGGACGGAAAAGGTATCTGATCTTTTCCCTGGGCCTTTTTACCTTCAGCTCTTTTATATGCGGGGCGGCCCCTAACCTGGAGACTTTGATTTTTTTCCGGATCCTGCAAGGACTCGGCGGCGGGGCCTTGCAACCCTTATCCCTTTCTATACTCTTTGAGACTTTCCCTCTCAAGGAACACGGCATGGCCATGGCCGTTTTCGGCATTGGAGTGGTTTTTGGCCCTATTCTCGGACCCCTTTTGGGCGGTTATATTACCGATGCCATAAGCTGGCGTTGGATTTTTTATATTAACTTACCCCTTGGAGGCCTGGCCGTCCTGATGGCCTTCCTGTTTATTGTTGATCCCCCTTATATCAAAAGGCAGGAAACGCGCATCGATTACTGGGGCCTTGGTTTGTTGACCCTGGGGTTGGGGTGCCTGCAACTGGTTCTGGATCGGGGGGAACGATTGGACTGGTTTGATTCCAGCTTTATTACCAGCCTTTCGATCATTGCGGCCATCTGTTTGCTGCTATTCGTCCTGGTAGAATTAAGGGTCACCCACCCGGTAGTGGATCTCCGTATTTTTAAAAACCGGTCCTTCAGCTCCGGAAATATGATCATGTTCCTGGGCTTTTTTGCTTTCTTCGGCAGCATTGTTTTACTCCCCCTCTATTTGCAAAACCTGATGGGATATACCGCCTTTCTGGCGGGGCTGGTTTTGGGACCGGGGGGGATGGCTACTCTCTTCCTGATGCCCGTGGTCGGTAGATTGATCGGCCGGCTGGATTCCCGGTATATGGTCAGCTTCGGGGTATTGATTAATGCTTATGCCCTTTTTCTGATGTCTCGTTTCAATCTGGAGGCAGACTTCTGGGCCATCATCTGGCCCCGGATTGTTCAGGGGATCGGCATCAGCTTCTTTTTTGTGCCTTTGTCCACCTTGACCATGTCAAGTATACCGAAACCTCAAATGGGCAACGGTTCGGCCATTTTCAATCTTCTCCGGAATTTAGGGGGGAGTTTCGGAGTGGCCTTTATCACTACCGCCCTGTCCCGGCGCGCCCAGTTTCATCACCACCATCTCAGCGAAGGGTTTTCCATCTTTGATTTTAAATTGCAGCAGGCGGTCCCGGCCCTCCAAGGGTTCTTACAGGAAAGAGGGGTGGAAGGGACCACAGCCCAACGAGGGGCACTGGAGATCCTTTACGGGCAGCTTCAGAAACAAGCCGCCATGTTAAGTTTTAACGATGTATTCTTTCTGCTTTTTCTTTTTTTCCTGGGCCTGGTCCCTTTGATCTGGGTTATCCGGCGGGGCGCCAGGGTGGTGGTTGGGGAAGGGCGCTGA